From one Streptomyces sp. ICC1 genomic stretch:
- a CDS encoding SigE family RNA polymerase sigma factor codes for MTTPVCTLASNPTPYPSFSAYVRTRGTVLMRTARSLTANPCDAEDLLQTALAKTYVAWDRIEDHRALDGYVRRALVNTRTSQWRKRKVDEFVCDELPESDEPPAADPAEAQALRDAMWRAVTRLPDRQRAMVVLRYYEDMSEVQTAELLGVSVGTVKSAVSRALVKLREDPELTPVR; via the coding sequence ATGACCACGCCTGTGTGCACGCTCGCCTCGAATCCGACGCCGTACCCGTCGTTCTCGGCGTACGTACGGACCCGCGGCACGGTCCTGATGCGCACCGCGCGCTCACTCACGGCCAACCCCTGCGACGCCGAGGACCTCCTCCAGACCGCGCTGGCCAAGACCTACGTCGCGTGGGACCGCATCGAGGACCACCGCGCCCTCGACGGCTACGTACGCCGGGCCCTGGTCAACACCCGCACCAGCCAGTGGCGCAAGCGCAAGGTCGACGAGTTCGTCTGCGACGAGCTCCCCGAGTCCGACGAGCCGCCCGCCGCCGATCCCGCCGAGGCACAGGCGCTGCGCGACGCGATGTGGCGCGCGGTGACCCGGCTGCCCGACCGGCAGCGGGCGATGGTCGTGCTGCGCTACTACGAGGACATGAGCGAGGTCCAGACCGCCGAGCTGCTCGGAGTTTCCGTCGGAACGGTCAAGAGCGCCGTCTCGCGGGCGCTCGTCAAGCTCCGCGAGGACCCGGAACTGACCCCGGTCCGCTGA